Genomic DNA from Telopea speciosissima isolate NSW1024214 ecotype Mountain lineage chromosome 2, Tspe_v1, whole genome shotgun sequence:
TTAACCTACATTAAAAGAAGTTTTGAAGCATTAAAATGATATATAGATAAATTAGATCGGTCTAAAAACTAGGCCAATGGctagaaaataagaaatagcTAATAAGGCATTGCCACATGGCCTACAAGTTGCTTCAGTTGAAAACCTGCTCCCTGTTTCTCCTAATGTGCTTAGATTTCATGGCAAGGTTAGAATGGGATTGGTTATGCTTGGGGAATTTGCAGCTTTAGACTAGGGTAGGATTGACACCAACCAGCTTGTTCATCCTTATACCTAATTAACAgtttttttctctcccccccGGCAAAATCCACATTGGGGAGAATTTTATTAAGCCTCAAAGACAAAAGATGACTTACAATCTTTAGAAAATCCTCAGGAGATGAAAATTGCAAGTATCAAAGCTACAAAAGCAAAAACAGTTAAAAGCATTACACCATAATAAACATATTTCGCAATATCAATGGACTAAGGAAGAGTGAATGGTCTTACTCTTGGGTGGTAAGCCAAAgtgagagaaaaataaaaaaggatcaTTTCTGCTATTTCTCAAGAGATAAGAGAGACAATTGTTCTTCGATAGAGCAATCCACATGACAAGAGGACCTGCATGAAGATGGAATGAGAATGAGGCCAAGGCATCTTTGCTCCATTGGGGAAGGTGAGGAGCGTCTTGTGCTACGGTACTCCACTGCATCTTGGAGAATGATGTTGCCTTGCTTATCAATGCAGTGAAAAGCACCCAAGAAGAACCGGCCATCATTGACGCCCACCAGCATTTGTCGGTACAACAGCTTCCGGACACAACTGACAAGGGGTGAGCTGCTTGTGTTAGACCCATCTGAACTTCCAGCTTGAACTGAAGATGGCTCTGCCTGTTCTTCCATTTGTTTATACTTGAATTTAATCAAGTATGATGATGCCTAAACTGTCCTATCTCCAGCACAGAAAGTTGgataaattattaaatttacCCCACCTTCAACTTTGGCAGATGAGTTGGTATCAGACCAGAAGTTTCATCTCTTAACCCAAAAAACGCTCCTTGCACTGCAGATAATAGAAAACAAATCCATCATATCAGGGCATCACAAGcaccaaagaaggaaaaatggtTATTAAATCTCGAGTCAAAGATGCAAAAGAAAGCAGTGAAAGGAAATATAGGATAACGATAGgcatgtaaacggatattcaAAAACCCAATCCGATTCGCATCTGTATTTGTTTAGGGGTATCCGGATTAGAATTCGATTAATTCGGATAAAAAATTATCCGATCCGACTAGATAttcaattaataataaaaaattaagtaggtaatgatcttaagggttttttaagattcaagaGGTTCTAAAGAGCAAGGAAATGAGCATCATGAGACTAAGACAACtgagagacatggattgagagtgaatcatATCCGTTGGGGGGAGAAAGGTCCAGGGTTACACAAATCAGGGATGTAAGCGAATagttgaaaatccgaattcgattcaCATTCGGtcagggaatatccggatccgatcacatctgatccgtatccgatccatatttgatctgtttacatctctagATAAAGACACCAATTATGCAGTCAACAATGATGACATTTAATTACATTTGAAATATGACAATCTTAAGaatcaattttgttctcaaagcTAGTAATAATGGATGAAGATCTATAAAATTTGGTTGACTACTTCAAAAGGCATAATCACAACACTGAGCTTTGACGTTTGACTAATCCACTCAATCAGGCTTCAACTAGATGCACAATCACACCCTCATGGCTTCCAGGTTAAGTCTCAAAATAATTAAAGCTCATTCATTAATCATGTTCTTGCAACACATGAACTATTCTTGGGCAAAAGGAACATGATTTTAAAGAACAGCAAACAAGCAAGGTATTTTCGAATGCAAACCTGTAAGAGAAGTAAGAAATTACAAAAAGTTATTGAAGTGTATAAGTTTTAAGCTATATTACAAGGAAATCCCACTTCCAACAGAAGGGATTACTCAAGCAAGGATAGAAGAACCAACAGTATTATAAAAGCAACCAGTGCCACTGACATGCATATTTCACAAATCAAAATGTGTATGAGATCCACCGACAGGGGGTGTAAAGCCAAAACTGATGGACTAACACACCTAATCTACTACATATTTTTCATGGTCAGCAAAAGGTACCAGATAATTTGAAAGTGTTTACACTAAGTCCTCATACTATTCTCTACATAAAAATTAGTAAAATCAGGAATCTCAAACTATAACTTTAGCTCCTTACAGGCCCATACACTGTCCATTTTCTGGCATGTGTGGATCGCTACAATGGATCATGAAGGATCCATTAATACATTGCTGAAAGAAATTAGGATTATATCATTGGATCCATTACAGGTGCATGTGTACCTCCAACCCATCTATGGGTACTTAGCCAAAGATCAGAactgaaagaaaatgaaagaaagctAGAACTAAAATAGGTTAAATGAGAAGGAAGGGAGGgttgaaagacaaaaaaaaaaaaaaaaaaatctgtgcAAATTCATTAACTTGGACaaccatcttttcttctttttcttattctcagCTTCACATGCTTTCTTTCTATTGTTTCTCCAAGAACAGTTCATTTAATACTTTCCCAAACAAAAGCATAAGAGCAACAGTTTATTGAGTGCATCCTTGGATTATCTATAGAATTATGGATAGAACAAGAAATTGTCCAACTAAAAAAATAAGACCTAACAGGCCAAAATTGATGATCCAGGAAGAATCAAGGAAATAACCAATACAATCCAAACCCACCATATTCAACAATTAGAAATCAATCCTAAAGTCAAATCAGGCTGAATGGTTGATTTTAACTACTCTTGGTTCTTCAACCCATtctatatattaaaaaaaaaaaattaaagaaaaaaaaaggaaaagaggatCTTCATATTCCTCGTTTTTGGGCAGAATGTCAAAtaacaacagcagcaacaacaacgaTAGAAAATTTAAACTTAGAAGCTTGAGTTTAAGAGGTAAAAGGTTAACCTGAtaaagatttggaagaggaaaaaaaatgattaagacAACACCCAAGAAAGGATCTTTCCGTTGCTTGCAGTGGTGAAGAGCCGTTACCCACGTCTGTCAATTGCCTTTTCACTCGGGAGAGGACACTGAACGCTTATTAGAACGATTATTCGATAAGGGTAACATAGTCATTTCATCCCGAGTAGCCCTCTCCTCTGCACATTTATCAGACTCTCACAGACTCACAAGCCCTCGGGCCTTAGAACATAGGTAAAGGATGTCAATCGATACGGTAGCACATATATCAAATATCGATGCAATACAGATATCTCATATCGAGATGATACTGTATCAAATCAATTCAGTACAGTATCGGTATGATATAGTGTATTTTTAGTATTATGTCGATATCGATTTAATACAGGTATCTCATATTGATACCATACCGAATTTATTCAATACAATTCGATATAAATAATTCGATACGATAACGATTTTGATATTCAATAATCCCTACGTATTGGGATCCTTAGTTAAAACCACACTTCCATTCTCCTCTCAAGTCCATAATATGCCAAAAATGAAGCCTAACAACCTTGTATGAGAACATTAATACCATTCAACAGATTTCTTGATTGAAAAGGAGCAATTACCTTGGCATCGCGGCACtataaaatccaaaatgaatTGCAAGATAATCTTTGGGACTTTATTCATTAACAACCTAAATAAATAACAATCACGAATTGACCAAATTGGTGTTGAATCAAATCTGGTAAGTGAAATCATTAATTAAATTGTACATTACGCACGGAGCTAGCAACTGAAGGCTTTTTATTGATTA
This window encodes:
- the LOC122651931 gene encoding uncharacterized protein LOC122651931, with the protein product MEEQAEPSSVQAGSSDGSNTSSSPLVSCVRKLLYRQMLVGVNDGRFFLGAFHCIDKQGNIILQDAVEYRSTRRSSPSPMEQRCLGLILIPSSCRSSCHVDCSIEEQLSLLSLEK